The Humulus lupulus chromosome 4, drHumLupu1.1, whole genome shotgun sequence genome has a window encoding:
- the LOC133829953 gene encoding MLP-like protein 43 has translation MSSSTELCGKLETNVEIKAPAEKFYHILKHTPHNVHNHTENVHGCELHEGEWGTEGSIICWDYFHDGKKRVSKQIVEAIDDEKISITFKCIEGDLMEHYKNFKIIIVVTPKAEGEGSVVHWCFDYEKHHGEIIDPHTLIELANEVTNDLASHLAQA, from the exons ATGTCGTCCTCGACTGAGCTGTGTGGAAAGCTGGAGACAAATGTAGAAATCAAAGCTCCAGCTGAGAAGTTCTACCATATTTTAAAGCACACTCCCCACAATGTTCATAATCACACTGAAAACGTTCATGGTTGTGAATTACATGAAGGTGAGTGGGGTACTGAGGGATCCATCATTTGCTGGGATTACTTCCATG ATGGGAAGAAAAGGGTATCTAAACAAATAGTAGAAGCTATAGATGATGAGAAGATTTCGATCACTTTCAAATGTATTGAAGGTGACCTTATGGAGCATTATAAGAACTTCAAAATAATAATTGTAGTGACTCCTAAAGCTGAGGGTGAAGGCAGCGTTGTGCATTGGTGTTTCGATTATGAGAAGCACCATGGTGAGATTATAGACCCACACACATTGATTGAGCTGGCAAATGAGGTCACCAATGATCTCGCAAGTCACCTTGCTCAGGCATAA